Genomic window (Bosea vaviloviae):
CAAGCCAAGAGTACTATATGATATATCGAAATCGGAGGAAAGCCATGTCCGAGGTCAAGAATTCCGTCGATGCGGCGCTGCGGGATCGGGCGCTGCGTGTGGTTCCAGGCGGCATGTGGGGGCATCTCCACGCCAACAGGCTGCCGGAAGGCTACCCGCAGTTCTTTGCGCGCGCCGAGGGCTGCCGGCTCTGGGACGTGGACGGGCGCTCCTATCTGGACTTCATGTGCAGCTGGGGCCCCAATCTTCTCGGCCATCATCATCCCGAGGTCGAGGCTGCGGCCGAGCGCCAGGCCCGCCTGGGCGACTGCATGAACGGGCCTGCCGAGGTGATGGTCGAACTCGCCGAACTCCTTGTCGATACGGTGGCGCATGCCGACTGGACGCAATTCCAAAAGAACGGCACCGACGCCACCACGAGCTGCGCGACCATTGCGCGCGCCGGCACCGGGCGGCGCAAGCTGCTGGCGGCACGCGGCGCCTATCATGGCGCCGTGCCGTGGTGCTCGCCCTCGGTCGTCGGCGTGACCTCGGAGGATCGCGCCCATATCCTCTATTACGATTTCAACGATGCCGAGAGCCTGCGCGCGGCCGCCACTGAGGCTGGCGACGACCTGGCCGGCATCATCGTCTCGGCCTATCGCCATGACCTCGCGCGCGACCAGGAATTGCCGACGCAAGGTTTCGCCACCGCCGCGCGCGCGATCTGCGACGAGACGGGCGCCGCGCTCATCCTCGATGAGGTCCGGGCGGGCTTCCGGCTCGACCTCGCCGGCAGTTGGGAGCGCTTCGGTGTCAGGCCCGATCTCGCGGCCTGGAGCAAGTCCATTGCCAATGGCCACGCGCTTGCCGCCGTCACCGGCCGGGACTGGCTGCGCCAGGCGGCCTCGCAGGTCTTCGTGACAGGCTCGTTCTGGTGCGCAGCGGTCCCGATGGCGGCCGCCGTGGCAACGCTCACCGTGCTGCGCCGCGACAACATCGTCGCGCGGCTGGAGGCGATGGGAACGCGCCTGCGCGACGCGATCGATGCATCGGCCGCACGCCACGGGGTCGCCCTGCGCCAAAGCGGCCCGGTGCAGATGCCTTTGATCCTGTTCGAGGACGACGCCGATTTCGCCAAGGGCAATCTGTTTTGCCAGACAGCATTGGCGCGCGGGGTCTACTTCCACCCGCGCCACAACATGTTCCTGTCCGCCGCACATGGCGAGGCCGAGATCGACGAGGCGATTGCCGCCGCGGATACCGCCCTGGCGGCGGTCGCTGCGGGCAGCCGCACCGCCGCCTGAACCCGATCGCTTGTCCGAGACCGTGCCATGACCCGCATCACCGGCAAGACGCGGATCCTGTTCATTCTGGGCGAACCAGTCGCGCATATCATCGGCTCGACACTGCTCAACGAGCATTTCGCCGGGCGCGGCATCGATGCGGCCGTCTCCCCTCTCCACGTCGCCCCAGTTGACCTGCCCAAGGTTCTCGCGACGCTGCGGATCCTGCGCAACGTCGCCGGGTTCGGCGTCACGATCCCGCACAAGATCGCCGTCCTCGACCTACTCGATTCGGTCGGTGAGCGTGGGCGGCTGGTGGGCGCGGTCAATTTCGTGCGCCGCCACCCTGACGGCAGCCTGCACGGCGACAATGTCGACGGCCTCGGCTTCGTCGGCGGACTGATCGCGGCCGGCGTGGAGATCCGGGGCGCCCGGGTGCTGCAGGTTGGGGCCGGCGGCGCAGGCCGCGCTATCGCTTTCGCGATGGCGGAGGCAGGCGCGGCGGAATTGACCATCATGAATCGGTCTGCCGACAAGGCGCGCGAACTCGCTGCCGCGGTCGGCCGTGCCTATCCCACCTGCCGCACCGATGGCGGCGAGCCCGATACCGCCGCCTGCGACATCGCGATCAACACCACCTCGCTCGGCATGAAAGACGGCGATGCGCTGCCGCTGGATGCGTCTCGCCTTGCTCCCGGCGCGGTCGCGGCCGAAGTCGTCATGACACCGGAGGTCACGCCGTTTCTTGCCGCCGCGGCAGCACGCGGTTGCAAGACGGTTCCGGGCAAGGCGATGCTCCTGGCGCAGTTGCGTGCGGCATCCGATCTCGTCGGCCTTGCCTGAGCCAGCGAGCAGCCGGGATCCCAGCCGCCGCAAGTTCAATCGTCAAAGCCCTCGAAAGGCGCGGGATCGAGGAAGCGACGCAGGACATTGCCTGTCACGCGGCTGACCGAGTTGTCATAGCCGTTGCAGGTCAGCGCGCAGCACCAGGCGATCGAGCCGGTCGCGAACACCGCGCCGCCGGCTGCGGTCGGAAAGAAGGCGATATCGGCGCGCACCAGCGCGTTCTGATCGCCCATCGTGCCGCGATGCAGGGTGCGCAGCTCCTCCAGCGTCGGTACGCCGCCATAGTCGAGCCGGTCGGCCGTCGCCAGGCGCAGGAGATGCGGCGGCGAACCCAAGGTCGGCTCGACGCGGTCGACCTCGAGCCCGGCCGCCCCGCCGCCGCGTAGTCCGAAATCGCCGAGCGGTTTTGCCAGGTCGATGCCTTCGACCAGCCAGGACACGCGCGGGTCGCGCGCATCCTCCAGCCACTCATAGGGATAGGAGCGCGTGAAGACCTGGGCGTCGAAGCCGACGCCGACCAGGCGCTGCGGCGGGCGCCCATGGGTGCGCCAGAGGCCCGAGGGCTCGCCATTGAAGGACAGGCCGTTCTCGCCGGGTTCGCCCTCCCAGGTGCGCAAGCCACTCATGCCGCGGCGGATCTCCATCTGGAAGGGCTGCGTGGGGTGCCAGGCGATGCGCCAGTAGAAGCCGTTGCCGCCGAGATAGATGTGCCGGCCGCCGCCGCGCTGATAGGCGTCGAAGGCGTCGATCATGTTGCGGCTGTAGTACTCGGGATGTGACGGCGTGATCACGCAGTCATAGGCCTCCAGCAGCTGCGCGCCGTGCCGGTCGATGTCGCAATCGGTGATGACGTCGTAGTCGAAGCCGAGCTCCTCCAGCCAGTCGATGATGTGCGTGTCGTTGACGTAGTTGAAGGTGTTGCCGAGCGGCCGCATGTTGAGGATCGGGCGTTTGGCCGTCGAGTAGCACCAGCCGCTGCCGTCGCTGTGGGTGTCGTAGGTCGAGAGCCCGAGTTCGCGATGCTCCTGGATATAGACGTCGTCGCGCGAGAGCGCGATGACGCCCTCCAGCATGGCCTCGGCATGGACTTGGTCGAGCCGCAGCGCGCTGTTGGCATAGGCGAGGAAGGTCGCCGTCGTCGCCACCAGAGCGAGCTTGGCCTTGGCCTGACCGAGCGGAGCCCGCACGAAGAAGGAGACATAGCTTTCGACGGGATCGTCGCTGCTCTCGCGGGCGGTCAGCTTCAGCGCGTAGAAGCCGCTGCGCCAGTCGGCTGGAATCTTAAGCGCCAGATCGGGCTGCCAGCCGCAATCGGCCATGTCGTCGCTGTGGAAATGAATCGCGCCATAGAGCTCTGGCCGTTCCGTCCATTGCACCACCGAGCCGTCCCAGTTGGCGCCGGCGATGGCGCGCATGGGCATGTGCCTGAGCTGGCCGTCGAGCCGGTTCGTCGAGAGGTCGCGCACCTTGTCGCTGGCCATCTCCTGCGAAAAATCCCAGGCGCCGACCAGAGCGGGATCGGCGGGCGAGGGCGCCAGCATCTCGCAGGCCCGCCGCAGGGTCTCTTCGGACAAGGGCTCGCGAAACAGGCGCGGCCGATCGATCTTGCCGTCGAAATGGCCTGAAGTGAGCGGGTCCGCGCCACTTTCAAAGGCGTGGGCGGCGAAGACGAGCGCGGTCTCAGTGGGCCAGGCCAGGCTGGCGGGTGCCTGGCCCGTCGTGAGGCTGCTGCTGTCGCGCCCGCCCAACCTGTCCAGGCTGCGCTGGATCAGCGTGATCGCGCCGCTGGCGGCGTCATAGCTGGCGCCGACGAACACCCATTCGCGCTCGAGCACCGGCCTGGCGGATGTGAGGGTCGCAGCGCCTGCGGCACCGGCGACCTCGAAGACGAGATGCCCCGCCTGGTCGAGCCCCAGGCGCCAGCCCTGGCCGAGATCGGCGCGCCAGCGCGACATCACGGTCTGCGGGCCGGCAAGCGGGGCCGTCGGGTAGATGAAGCAGCCGGCCGCCAGGCTCGGCGCGTTCAACGCCGGCCTGTCGGCGATGATCGCGGCGGAGCCGGGATGGACCGGCTGGTCGCGCAGCGCGACACGGCCGTCGATGGCGCTGCCGGGCTCACTCAGCTTCAGGCCCGGGCCGTCCGGATCGGGATCGGCGCAGCGCACCCGGACGATGCGGACTTGGGCCGCATCGAGCGTCGGGCTGGACAGGTGAAAGCTCACGGTCTCGCCCGGCGAGACGACGAGCGGCCAGGCATAGCCGAGGACGGCGGTGGTATCTCTCATGATGCGGGCAGTCCTTCAGTCGAGCTTCTGTCCCGTCAGCGCTTCCCAGCGCATGGCGAAGACGGTCCATTCGGCCTCAATGAGGCTCGTGAACACGCGGTTGGGGAAGGTCTCGACCGGAGCGCCGCGCTGCCCCGGCAGGCGGGCCAGCATCCAGCGCCGCCCGGGATCGAGCGTGATCAGGACGTGGCGCTTGCCGACGCCGGTCCAGCGCATGCGGTGCAGCAGCCGCTGCAGGTCATGGCTGTGGGGGCCGCGCGGGCGGGCGCGCATCTCGTCGACCAGGTCCTGCCGCGACGGGTCGACCTGCCAATGCGCGGCCTCGGGATAATTGACGAGCATGCGGGCTTCATTCCTGCGCAACGAGATCCTGCCGAACGAGATAGCCGGCGCCGCTTGGGCGGCGCTGGCCAAGGGGCGATTGATGGGCGACCGGGCCTATTTCGTCAGCCAGGTGACCCAGCGCTCGCGCAGGGCGTTGCGGTTGACGGCAATCCACTCGTAATCGGCGATGACGAGTTTCGACCAATTGTCGGGCCAGGACGGCCGGAACCGCCGTTCCTCCGGCGGCACCAGACCGGGCGCCTCGCGGTTGTTGGAATCGAACGAGACCTTCTCGCTGAAGGCGACGTGCTCCTTGCCGTTCTGCACGAAGAAATCGAGGAACTTCACGCCGTTCTGGACATTGGGACTGCCCTTGAGCACGGCCCAGTTGCCAACATCGCGGATGGCCTGGTTCCAGGTGAAATCAAACTCGCCGCTCTTGGCGAGCGGGACCGAGCGGCTCGAATAGACCATCATCATCACGGCATCGCCGCCGCGCATGATCTGCATCGCGTTGTCGCCGCTCTTCCACCAGGCCGCGATATGGGGCTTGAGCGCGTCGAGCTTCTTGTAGGCGCGGTCGACATCCATCGGGAACGCCTTGTCGGGCGCAACGCCGTCGGCCAGCAGCGCGGCCAGCGGCACCCACCATTCGCGGTCGCCCGTATCGGGCAGCGAACGCGGACCCGGAAACTTCGCGACGTCGAAGAAATCGGCCCAGGATTGCGGTCCGCCATTGGGGAACGCCTTCTTGCTCCAGGTCAGTGCCATGCCGCCGGCGGTCCGGATGATGCCGCTCGGGAAGCAGCCATTGGGTAGCGCATGGGCCGCGATGCCCGGCAGGCCGGCACAGTCGATCGGCGCGAGCAAATCAGCGTGCTGGATCAGGTCCGGCGGCGTCGCTGTGACGACGTCGAAGGGAATGTTGCCGCTGCGCTGCCCGGCGCGCGCCCGGGCCCACTGGTCGGGGAGTTCGATCGGAACCGAGCGCACTTTGATGCCGGTCTCGGTCTCGAAGCGCTTGTAGAAATGCTCCTGCAGGCTGCGCTCCATCAGGCCGCCGGTCGTGGCAATGATGACCTCCTTCGATTGGGCCAAGGCGCGGCCTCCGATCGCGAAGGTCGCCGCCCCCAGTGCTCCCGCGAGCACGTCGCGCCGAGTCGCTTGGCGTCGCGACGTCTGGCGTCGTGTCGTCGTCGAAGTCTTGCTGTCGATGCTCATCGCGAGGCTCCCCTTCTGTTGCGTTTGGACCAATGGGACGGCTGTCATGGCTCAGGGCTCGGCCGATCGCGTGCGCGCGTCGAGACGACTTCTGACGAGGTGGCTGCCGACCAGCGCGGCGACGGTCAGGAGCGTCAGCATGGTCGCGACCGCCGCCAGCGTCGGCGAGATGTTGTAGTCGATGTCCTCGAACATCTTGCGCGGCAGCGTCTTGCGGTCGAGGTTCGAAATGAAGAACGACACCACCGCCTCGTCGAAGGAGATGATGAAGGCAAACAGTGCCGCCGAGACGACGCCCGGCGCGATCAACGGCAGCGTGACATGGCGGAAGGTGCGCAGCGGACTTGCCCCGCATGACACAGCGGCGCGTTCTAGATCGGCATCGAAACGGTAGAGCGCCGCCAGCACGGTGAAAACGACGAAGGGCAGCGCCAGGATGGTATGCGCCATCGCGAAGCCGAGCAGCGTACCGGTCAGGCGCAACTGCTCGAAGACGAGGAACATCGCCACGGCCAGCGCGATATGCGGCACGATGACGGGCCCGATCACCAAGAGCTCGATCAGCCCCTTGCCGGGCAGGCGGCCGCGGACGAGCGCCAGCGCCAGCATCGTGCCGATCACCGTCGCCGCCAACGTCGCGATGACGCCCGCCTCCAGGCTGAACAGCGTCGCGTTCACCCAGTCGGAATCGGCGAAATACTCGGCATACCAGCGCAGCGAAAAGCCGTTTGGCGGAAAGCGCAGATAGCGCTCGGGACCAACCGACATCGGCGCGATCACGAGCGTCGGCAGCAGCAGGAAGATCGTCACGGCATAGGCCGTCGCACCGAGCATGGCGCGGCCTGCATGGCGCGGAGAGCCGGCTCGCCGGGGCGCGCTCATGCCGACCCCACGAAGCGGTCAAGCCGCACGGCGCGCTTGAAGATCAATGCGAGCAGCAGCACGAAGGCGAGCATCACCCCGACCAGCGCGCCAGCGAAGGACCAGTCGAGCATCTCGCGGACCTGCTGGGAGACCAGCGTCGCGATCATCATCTGCTGCGGCCCGCCGATGAGCGCCGGGGTGACGAAGAAGCCCAGCGCCAGCAGGAAAACCATCAGGCAGCCCGAGGTCACGCCCGGCAACGAGAGCGGGAAGATCACCTCCCTGAACGTCGCCCATTCCGAGGCGCCGAGCATCTGCGCCGCCCGGCTGTAATCATCCGGAATGCCGCGCAGCGCCGAATAGATCGGCAGCACCATGAAGGGCAGCAGGACATGGCTCATCGCGATCACCACCGCCGTCTCGGTGTAGAGCAGCTTGAGCGGCTCATCGACGAGGCCCGAAGCCATCAGCATCTGGTTGATGACGCCGTTCTTCTGCAGCAGCACCATCCAGGCATAGGTCCGCACCAAGACCGAGGTCCAGAGCGGCAGCAGAACCGAGGCGACGAGGATCGCGAGCTTGAGCCCTGTGCTGCGCGCCATCACCAGGGCCAGCGGCCAGGCCAGCAGCAACGCCAGCACGGTCACGATCGCCGCGATGCGCAGGGTGCGCAGCATGACGCGCAGATAAACCGGCGCCGTGACCGCGCGCTCGTAATGCGCCAGCGTCGGCGTCGGCAGGAACAGGCTCTCATGCAGCAGCGAGCCCAGCGGCAGCAGGAAGGTCACGAAGGCGAGAACGAGGAACGGCGCCGCCAGCGCCAGGCTGGCGGCGCTGCTGTAATGGCGCCCGCCGAGCAGCCAGCGATGCGGCCGCGCGCTCATGCGGCGGACCCAAAAGCGCGCGCGTCCTGCGGCGCCCAGCGCAAGCCGACGAGGTCGCCGATCGCTGGCCCCCGCGATACGCTGCCGGCCGGCAGGCGCAGCTTCAGGCCCTGCCCGCTCGCCGTGCCCAGGAGCAGCGTCGTCGCGTTGCCAGCGTAGATCTCCTGCTGCACGCGCGCCGTGAGCAGCCCCTGCTCGGGTGCCGTCAGGGTCAGGCGCTCCGGCCTGATCGCGACGCGGAGTTTTGCCCGCTCAGTCACGGCATCGACGGCTGTCGCCTCGACCACGGTGCCCTCAGCGAGTTCGACCGACACGGAGCCGCCCGCCGCTGCCGCGCCGCGCGCCACGCCCTGCCAGAAATTGGTCTCGCCTATAAAACCGGCGACGAAGGCGCTCTTCGGCGCCTCATAGAGATCGTGGGGCGTGCCGATCTGCTGCAGTCGGCCATGGTCGAGCACCGCGACGCGATCGGCCATGGTCAGGGCCTCGGTCTGGTCATGCGTCACGAAGACGACGGTGACGCCGATCTCGCGCTGCAATTGCTTGGTCTCGATCTGCATCTCCTCGCGGAGGTTCTTGTCGAGCGCCGAGAGCGGCTCGTCCATCAGCAGCACGCGCGGCTTGTAGACGATGGCGCGGGCGATCGCGACGCGCTGCTGCTGGCCGCCCGAAAGCTGGGACGGCTTGCGATCGCCAAAGCCGTCGAGCCGGACGGTGGCGAGCGCGGTCCGCGCCCGCTCCTCGCGCTCGGCCCGGCCGACGCCGCGCATTTTGAGCGGGAAGGCGATGTTCTCCAGCACGCTCATATGCGGAAACAAAGTGTATTTCTGGAAGACCATGCCGAGATTGCGCTGGTAGGGCGGCGTCCACGTCACGTCCTCGCCACCGACCAGAATCTGACCCTCATCGGGATATTCGAAGCCGGCGATCGCCATCAGGATGGTCGTCTTGCCGGAGCCGGACGGGCCCAGCAACGCCAGGAATTCGCCCGGCTCGACCGCAAGCGAGACCCCGTCGACAGCCGTCACCGCTCCGAATCGCTTGACGATTCCGCGGATCCCGATCCCCACGGATCGGCTGGATAGCTCGACCGGCTGCACCATGCGTTCCCCTTATTGCCGCATAGAATATTTGATATATCCGTCTTGGCAAGCAGGTTTAGGACCGTGATGGCACCGGTCGGCGACCGCACCCTGCCCCGGCACGTTTTGCGCGTTTCGAACCGCGCCGATTTGCTTTAAGGCTGCAGCGATCGGCGAAAGCCCTCGGGAGACGTGATAAAAGTGGCGAGCGCCGACGACAACTTCCTGCAGGGTGGCGCGATAGGGCCGGTCGCGCGCGATAGCCTGACGCGCATCGTCTACAACAATCTGCGCCTCGCTTTGATGGAGGGCCGGTTCTGGCCGGGCCACCGCTTCAAGATCCGCGAACTCGCAGCTTCGATGCACGTCTCCGAGACGCCGATTCGCGAGGCGTTGATGCAGCTGGTGCGGGCGCGCGCGCTCGAACTGATCGACGGCCGCTCGATCATCGTCGCCCATATGTCGCTCGCCCAGTATCTCGAGCTGAGGACGATCAGGCTGTTCCTCGAAGGGTTGGCAGCCGAGCGCGCGACCGCCAGGATCGACGACGAGGGCATCGCCCAGATGACCGCCCTGCACGCCGAACTTGCCGCGGCCGAGGACGAGGGCCGCTGGTCGGACGCCGTGCGCGCGAATTGGCGCTTCCATCATCGGCTCTATGAAGCCGCCGACATGCCGGAGCTGCTCGCGCTCCTCGACGACATCTGGATGCGCAACGGCCCGCTGCTGAACTACCATTATCCCCATGCGCGGCCGACCTATCCGGGGCCGCATGAGCACTTACGCATCCTCGAGCGCCTGCGCGCCCGCAACGGCGAAGGCGTGCGCGAGGCCGTGCAGACCGACATGATCCAGGGCGGCGAGAAACTGGTCAAGCTGCTGGAATCGGGCGGCGATACGCGCAATCTCGCCCGCGAGGCCGGCCCTCAGACCGAGCCGCGCCCGCGCGCCTCGCGGTAGGCCTGCGCGATCGCCTCGGCGTCCAGCCCATAGCGCGCGAACAGATAAGGCGTCGTGCCGCCCTCGGCGAAGACGTCGCGCACGCCGATGCGGCCAAAGCCCGTGCGGACGCCCGCCTCCATAAGCTGCTCGGCAACCGCGCTGCCCAGACCACCGATGATCGAATGGTTCTCGCAGGTCACGACCGCCCGCATGCCCTGCGCCATCGTCGCGATGCGCGGGTCGAGCGGCTTCAGCGTCGGCACGTCGACGACGCCGACCGCGATGCCCTCCGCGGCCAGGAGATCGGCCGCCCGCAGCGCCTGCTCGACCATCATCCCACAGGCGAGGAGCAGCCCCTCCCCCGGCGGGCGCAGCATGCGGGCCACGCCGATCGGGAGCGACCATTCGTCGGGGCCCAACGCGGTCTCGGTGCCGTCCGCGCGCTTCAACCGGAGATAGACCGGGCCGTCATGGGCGGCGGCGGCCCGGACGGCGGCGGGAACCGCGGCGGGGCCGCTGGGCTCGATCACGGTCATGTTGGGCAGCGCCCGCATCAGCGCGATGTCGTCGATCGCCTGGTGCGAGACGCCCAGCAGCGTCGTCAGCCCCGGGATGACGCCGACGATCTTTACGTTGAGGCGGGGATAGGCGACCTGCATGGCGATCTGATCGTAGCAGCGGCGCGTGGCAAAGACGCAGAAGGAATGGACGAAGGGGATCTCGCCGCTTCGGGCCATGCCCCCGGCGATGCCGATCATGTTGGCCTCGGCGATGCCGACCTGCAGGAAGCGTTCCGGCAGGGCGTCGCGGAATAGATCCGTCTCGGTCGGCAGTGTGAGGTCGGCGGTCAGGCAGACGATGCGCGGGTCCTGCCGCGCCAGTTCGAGCAGCGTCTCGCCATAGAACTTGCGGCTGGGTGCGACGGCCGCACCGCGCTGGTTGAAATCCTGAACCGTCAGCGTATCGGGCGTCACGGACGTCATGGCGCGTCCTCCGCGTTGGACAAGGCCGCCATCGCAGCCGCGGCGACATCGGCGGGCAGCTTCAGATTATGCGCCAGAATGCCTTCGAGCATCGGCACGCCCTTGCCGGCCAGGGTGCGCACGACGAGGCAAGTCGGACGGGCAGGCGTCGGGCGGGCGGGTGTCGCGCGGGCCCGGTCGAGCGCGCCGAGCAGGCCAGGGATGTCGTGACCGTCCACCACCTCCTGCGCCCAGCCGAAGCTCGCGAACTTGCCGGCGATGGGCTCGAGCTTCACCACGCCGTCGACATGGCCTTCGACCTGCATGCGGTTGTCGTCGATGAGCAGGCAGAGATTGTCGAGGCCGAGGCTGCCGGCAAGCAGCGCCGCCTCCCAGACCTGCCCTTCCTGAAGCTCGCCATCGCCCAGGATGACATAGACACGGCTGGCATCCGCGCGCCGACGGGCCGCCAGCGCCATGCCGATAGCCACCGACAGGCCCTGCCCCAGCGAGCCGCAGGTCGCCTCGACGACGGTCCCGACCCGCTCCGACGCATTCACCTCGAAAGGCGAGCCGTCCTTGCAATAATCGCTGATTTCGGCCGCCGGCACGAGCCCGCGCTGCGCCAACGTCGCATAGAAGATCGCCGTGTTGTGCGCGGTCGAAAGCAGGAGCCGGTCGCGCGCCGGCCAGTCGGGATCGGCCGGGTCGAGCCGCAATTCGGCAAAATAGAGCACCGCGAAAAGATCGGCCGCGCCCAGGCCCTGCTGGACATAGCCCTGCCCGGTCGGTGCCACCAATTCGATCACCTTGCGCCGCAGCTGCAAGGCGATCTCGGTGAGTTCCTGGGGATCGCGGACGCGCAGCGCCGGCTGCCGCTCGGCGCCGCCGCTCATGGTGTCTTCGCCTGGCGCATCGCGTCTCTCCCGGTCAGGGCTTGTGCCAGCCCATGGACCGTTGCGAGTATATGATATATTCAAACCCCGTCTAGGGAGAGAAGGCGATGAGTCTCGTATTTGGTGCGGTCGCCGACGACTTGACCGGCGGTCTCGAATTGGCCGCGATGATCCGGGCCGGCGGCGTGCCATGTGCTTTCGTCACCGAACTGCCGGATTCCGTGAGCGATCCGGCGATCGTGGTGGCACGGCGCACGCGCGTCGCCGAGCCCGCTCTGGCTGTGGCGGATATCGGCCGCGTCGGCGCCTGGCTGATCGAACGCGGAGCGCGCCAGCTCTTCTTCAAATACTGCGCGACCTTCGATTCGACGCCGCATGGCAATATCGGCAACTGCGCCGACGTGCTGCGCCAACTGACCGGCAGCCGGCTCGCGGCGTTCTGCCCGTCATTCCCCGAGGCCGGACGGCGTGTCTTCCAGGGCCACCTCTTCGCCGACGACAGGCTGATCTCGGAGTCGCCGAAGCGATACGATCCACTGACGCCGATGACCGATCCCGACCTCGTGCGCGTGCTGCAGCAGCAGACGGCGACGCCGGTCGGATTGATTCCGCAGCAGATCGTGCGCGCCGGACTGGGGGCCATGACGCAGCATTGCGAGCGCCTGATCGCCGACGGCATCGGCTTTGCGCTCACTGACGCCGCGGTGCCCGACGATCTCGCTGCACTGGCGGCGCTGACCGTCTCCTGGCCGCTGATGACCGGCAACTCCTCGATCGCCGCCTATTATCCGGCGCTGTGGCGCGAGCGCGGGCTCGTCGATGCCAATGATAGCGTGACCCGCCTGCCCCCGGTCCGAGGTCCGGGCGTCGTGCTCGCCGGCAGTTGCGCGGAGAAGACCATGCGGCAGCTCGAAGTCTTCGCCCGCGATCGCCCGGTGCTGATGCTCGACCTCGCCGCCGTCAGCGACGCCGATGCGGCCGTCACGGCGGCGCTCGACTGGGCCCTGCCCCGCCTTGCCGACGGCCCCGTCGCGATCGCCACCTCGGCCGATCCCGACGCGGTCGCGGCCGTGCAAGTCAAGCTCGGCCAGCGTCGCGCCGCCACGCTCGCCGAGGAGATCCTGTCGAAGCTGGCGCAG
Coding sequences:
- a CDS encoding transketolase family protein yields the protein MTSVTPDTLTVQDFNQRGAAVAPSRKFYGETLLELARQDPRIVCLTADLTLPTETDLFRDALPERFLQVGIAEANMIGIAGGMARSGEIPFVHSFCVFATRRCYDQIAMQVAYPRLNVKIVGVIPGLTTLLGVSHQAIDDIALMRALPNMTVIEPSGPAAVPAAVRAAAAHDGPVYLRLKRADGTETALGPDEWSLPIGVARMLRPPGEGLLLACGMMVEQALRAADLLAAEGIAVGVVDVPTLKPLDPRIATMAQGMRAVVTCENHSIIGGLGSAVAEQLMEAGVRTGFGRIGVRDVFAEGGTTPYLFARYGLDAEAIAQAYREARGRGSV
- a CDS encoding transketolase, which translates into the protein MSGGAERQPALRVRDPQELTEIALQLRRKVIELVAPTGQGYVQQGLGAADLFAVLYFAELRLDPADPDWPARDRLLLSTAHNTAIFYATLAQRGLVPAAEISDYCKDGSPFEVNASERVGTVVEATCGSLGQGLSVAIGMALAARRRADASRVYVILGDGELQEGQVWEAALLAGSLGLDNLCLLIDDNRMQVEGHVDGVVKLEPIAGKFASFGWAQEVVDGHDIPGLLGALDRARATPARPTPARPTCLVVRTLAGKGVPMLEGILAHNLKLPADVAAAAMAALSNAEDAP
- a CDS encoding GntR family transcriptional regulator, coding for MASADDNFLQGGAIGPVARDSLTRIVYNNLRLALMEGRFWPGHRFKIRELAASMHVSETPIREALMQLVRARALELIDGRSIIVAHMSLAQYLELRTIRLFLEGLAAERATARIDDEGIAQMTALHAELAAAEDEGRWSDAVRANWRFHHRLYEAADMPELLALLDDIWMRNGPLLNYHYPHARPTYPGPHEHLRILERLRARNGEGVREAVQTDMIQGGEKLVKLLESGGDTRNLAREAGPQTEPRPRASR
- the otnK gene encoding 3-oxo-tetronate kinase; this translates as MSLVFGAVADDLTGGLELAAMIRAGGVPCAFVTELPDSVSDPAIVVARRTRVAEPALAVADIGRVGAWLIERGARQLFFKYCATFDSTPHGNIGNCADVLRQLTGSRLAAFCPSFPEAGRRVFQGHLFADDRLISESPKRYDPLTPMTDPDLVRVLQQQTATPVGLIPQQIVRAGLGAMTQHCERLIADGIGFALTDAAVPDDLAALAALTVSWPLMTGNSSIAAYYPALWRERGLVDANDSVTRLPPVRGPGVVLAGSCAEKTMRQLEVFARDRPVLMLDLAAVSDADAAVTAALDWALPRLADGPVAIATSADPDAVAAVQVKLGQRRAATLAEEILSKLAQALRISGVRRFLIAGGETSGAVLDRLAIHSLRAGAYRAPGVSQALSEGATPLAFCLKSGKLGPEDMLLPMLASMEQGEQP